CAGAAAATTCCTTACCCTCCAAATCCGAGACAAATCCTACAAACTCGGTTTCCTTGTCAGTAGTTAGAAATTCGTACACATGGACGCGCAGTTTTTTGGTATCAAAACCATTTTTCCTCAAGTAATGGGCAATTTCCGATTGCATAAAATGCTTGGTTGGGTCGCGCGGCCAAGGTCTTGGTACCAAAACGACAGAGAACCCATCCAGTATTGCCTTTTGGAGTTCCAGTTTTTTTTCCTCGATTGGGGTTGTAATGTGCATTGTGATTACTTTGGAGCGATCAAGGGGGACTTGGGCTTTGGATGCAGCCACCTGAGTTGCTGAGATTCCAGGAATTATGGTAATCTTACCAAAGATCTCGATTAGTCTATCAACCACTTCGGACTCGGAGAAATTCACATCACCAGTAAATGGAACGACTAATTTTTTTTGGCCCAGGGTTTTTGCTACTTTTTGGTAGGCCTCCTCTTGGTTTTTCATTGTGATTTCGTGTATTTCTTTTCCCTCAAGCAGAGACTGGATCGTCTGTATAGTGTACTTGTAGCCAATCACGACATCGCAGTCAATAACTATCTGTTTGACTAGCTCCGTGACATATTTTGGCGATCCTGGCCCTACTCCAACAGCAAAAACATTTGTCATGATTCCATCCTTGATTTTATGTATTGAACTATGGGCACCCAGTTTATTTTCAGAAAATTCATTGGCGCCTTTACTGGATAGCTGACCCAATCACGGACAATGGAAAGGTGAAATTTTCTCTCCTTTTCGCCGTCCCGCAGCTTTAATACTAGGATGGAGCCCCATGCTTTTTCCTCAGTATTCACACTGATGACATCTCCGATTTCATATCTTGAGTTTTTTTCGTTTTCTAGATCTAGTGCAAGATTTTTTTCATCATATCCATCATGAACCCAAATTGTGTTTTCTGGGTCCTTGAGAAGCATTAGAGTTTGACGCTGAGTAGTTGACTTCCACCACTGTGGTTTTGCTTGTGTTTTTGATACAAAATACAATCCCTTGTTGGTGACAAAAAGCATGCATTCTTTACTCCGTGTGAATAATTTTTTTTCTTCAATCCATATTGACAATAGATGAGTCTTTATCTTCTCATCAGAATCCATAAAATCCCAAACCTTGGCCGTTGTTAAAAACTAATGCCATTAGCTTTTATTTGAGATGGCAAAACCCTTCGTTGTTGCGACATTTGTTCATTATTTCTGCAATTGGCTTGCTAATTTTTGGAATGACGCCTGTATTTGCCGAAACAGAAATCTCTGACAAAGTTGTAGTACTTACCACAAAATCTGGAGAAATGGTAATAGAGTTATTTCCAGCAGACGCTCCAAAGACGGTAGAGAACTTTTTAAAATTAACAGAAGAGAAATTTTACGATAGAACAGTATTCCACAGAATAATCAAGGATTTCATGATTCAGGGTGGTGATCCAAAGACACGACCGGGTGGATATCAGAAACTGGCGGAATGGGGTACTGGCGATGCTGGCTATACAATTCCAGGCGAGTTCAATACAATCATGCACAAGAGGGGAATTGTTTCCATGGCTCGGGGTGGCGATCCAGACAGTGCTAGCTCACAATTTTTCATAGTACATCAGGACACACCTTCCTTGGATCAGAGCTATTCTGTGTTCGGTAGACTGGCAACACAGGCAAGCTTTGACACTCTGGATAAAATTGCAAATCTGGAAACAGGTGGAGAAGCATCAAATGACATTCCTTTACAATGGGGCAATGCTGAAATTCTCAAGGCCGAAATCAAAAGCAGATCCGACATTGTAGACTTGCTTGAGCAGGGCAAACCTGAAAGAGTCACACCAAGGATCGCAGAACAGGTTTCATATTCTAATGAAAGGCTAGGATTTTCATTTGTTCCGCCGGCAGGATGGTTTACGCAAGAGCCGCAAAAGCGAAATGCCGATACACCAGATGTAGTAGTTGTTGGCGATAAAATAGGCGGATTCACACCAGCAATTTCTGTTTCTGCTGAATCAGCAAACGGTATAACACTGGAACAATACTACGAGCAAAACATGGAAACACTAAAACCCGCAATTAATGCCGGCGTTATGGTCATTCAAAATGAAGAAAAAACTATCATCAAAGGAAATGAAGGCTATGTTCTAGAGGCATTAGGCACATTCAATGTAACTGGAACGCAGATAAAAGTCAAGTTCAAAGAAGTTGTAATACATTCTGGCGATAAATTTTATACTCTGACATACACCAACAGTGAAAATAATTTTGCAACTACATTGCCGAAATTTATGGATACTCTGGAGTCATTTTCTACCAGTGCCCAGCCAACTGATCTAGGTCCTAAAGAGAATGGCCCAAAACCAATGGGCGAATGTGCCATTGCAACTGCTACATTTGGAACCGAGCTGGCCCCACAAGTACAAGCCTTGCGAGAAATAAGGCAGAATGTTTTGTTTGGAACTAGCTTAGGCACAACATTCATGACTGGATTCAATGAATTTTATTATTCATTTAGTCCTGCAATTGCTGATCTGGAAAGGCAAAGCCCAATTTTCAGGGAAATGGTAAAGGCTACAATTACCCCAATGCTGTCTACAATGTCGATTCTAAGCTATGCCGACATTGATTCAGAGCAGGAATTGCTTGGCTATGGCATCGGAATAATACTACTAAACATTGGCATTTACTTTGTTATGCCTGCCATTATAATAGTAAAAATAAAAAATAGATTTTGGAGTTAGTGCAAAACTCTCGGAATCTTTTTTGCGATATGCGCAATAGAGATCCTTCCTGGGCCCATGGTTATGATGGACAGGTTTGCAGCAAGCAAAATTAGATCAAATTCGTACCCACCTTGACCTGTAAAGTTTTCCGCCTTTTTGACGTGAAAGATTGCGCCAAGCATTATGA
The DNA window shown above is from Nitrososphaerota archaeon and carries:
- a CDS encoding cobalt-precorrin-7 (C(5))-methyltransferase; its protein translation is MTNVFAVGVGPGSPKYVTELVKQIVIDCDVVIGYKYTIQTIQSLLEGKEIHEITMKNQEEAYQKVAKTLGQKKLVVPFTGDVNFSESEVVDRLIEIFGKITIIPGISATQVAASKAQVPLDRSKVITMHITTPIEEKKLELQKAILDGFSVVLVPRPWPRDPTKHFMQSEIAHYLRKNGFDTKKLRVHVYEFLTTDKETEFVGFVSDLEGKEFSDLSVMVINQHKLESYINF
- a CDS encoding peptidylprolyl isomerase; amino-acid sequence: MTPVFAETEISDKVVVLTTKSGEMVIELFPADAPKTVENFLKLTEEKFYDRTVFHRIIKDFMIQGGDPKTRPGGYQKLAEWGTGDAGYTIPGEFNTIMHKRGIVSMARGGDPDSASSQFFIVHQDTPSLDQSYSVFGRLATQASFDTLDKIANLETGGEASNDIPLQWGNAEILKAEIKSRSDIVDLLEQGKPERVTPRIAEQVSYSNERLGFSFVPPAGWFTQEPQKRNADTPDVVVVGDKIGGFTPAISVSAESANGITLEQYYEQNMETLKPAINAGVMVIQNEEKTIIKGNEGYVLEALGTFNVTGTQIKVKFKEVVIHSGDKFYTLTYTNSENNFATTLPKFMDTLESFSTSAQPTDLGPKENGPKPMGECAIATATFGTELAPQVQALREIRQNVLFGTSLGTTFMTGFNEFYYSFSPAIADLERQSPIFREMVKATITPMLSTMSILSYADIDSEQELLGYGIGIILLNIGIYFVMPAIIIVKIKNRFWS